One region of Zingiber officinale cultivar Zhangliang chromosome 7B, Zo_v1.1, whole genome shotgun sequence genomic DNA includes:
- the LOC122005374 gene encoding carbonic anhydrase, chloroplastic-like, producing MGTIERFQSGFELFKTEVYDKKPDLFGPLKEGQSPKYLVFACSDSRVCPSVVLNFQPGEAFTIRNIANTVPPYDPVKYGGTGAAIEYPVVHLKVENVIVIGHSRCGGIKALLSTKDDGSTSTAFIEDWVKVSLPAKKKVEEEHASLPLEEKLTIAEKEAVNSSLANLKTYPFVTEAIEKGALKLFGAHYDFVNGKFEIWEA from the exons ATGGGAACTATCGAGCGCTTCCAATCCGGTTTCGAGCTCTTCAAGACGGAGGTCTATGA CAAGAAGCCTGATCTGTTTGGTCCACTGAAGGAGGGGCAAAGCCCCAAG TACCTTGTCTTCGCGTGCTCCGACTCGCGTGTGTGCCCCTCAGTGGTGCTCAATTTTCAGCCTGGTGAAGCTTTCACCATCCGCAACATCGCCAACACAGTCCCTCCCTATGACCCG GTCAAGTATGGAGGAACTGGAGCGGCCATTGAGTATCCTGTGGTCCATCTCAAG GTGGAGAATGTAATTGTGATCGGGCACAGTCGGTGCGGTGGAATCAAGGCGCTCTTGTCCACCAAGGACGATGGCTCCACCAGCAC TGCCTTCATTGAGGACTGGGTGAAGGTTAGTCTGCCGGCAAAGAAGAAGGTGGAGGAGGAGCATGCCTCCCTGCCACTTGAAGAGAAATTGACCATTGCTGAGAAG GAGGCAGTTAACTCGTCCCTAGCCAACCTCAAGACATACCCTTTTGTGACAGAGGCCATAGAAAAGGGAGCCTTGAAGTTGTTTGGCGCACACTATGACTTCGTCAATGGCAAGTTTGAGATATGGGAGGCCTAA
- the LOC122004175 gene encoding UDP-glucose flavonoid 3-O-glucosyltransferase 7-like, which translates to MADLHIFFLPFLAPGHMIPLVDLACIFARRGIKATVVTTTANVPLIQPTIDIVNAGDASLLHPIQLLPLCLPCSEAGIPEGHENLTAFPDPDISKLTAATDKLEHSFSLLIQTHRPDCIVADLFYPWAIDVAKQFAISLLSFNGSNCFLSMILSILHRDELNRGEIETERLIEIPGIPRKIHISVSQLPDFILRPTEFELKMSENYSGSHGIVTNSFYELERDYVDRAPPNSINRKLWFVGPVSVQNRDLDSKIVRGRAAASMGDDYFSSWLETKSPRSVLYVCFGSLGRFTATQLREIARGLEAADRPFIWVVWDADEPSDWLPEGFESRVIGSGKGLMVQGWAPQLLILNHQAVGGFVTHCGWNSCLEAITAGVPVITWPLFAEQFLNEKLLVDVHRMGIPIGAKLCSLKPEERTPVKGEQLTKAVDELMGDGEEAEERRKRARELGETARRAVEEGGSSYENMTRLIQELISLKAVDGSSECKGAS; encoded by the coding sequence ATGGCTGACCTCCACATtttcttcctcccctttctcgCTCCAGGTCACATGATTCCCTTGGTTGACTTGGCCTGCATCTTTGCGCGCAGAGGAATCAAAGCCACAGTCGTCACCACCACCGCCAACGTCCCCCTCATCCAGCCCACCATCGACATAGTCAACGCCGGCGACGCTTCCCTCCTCCATCCGATCCAACTCCTCCCCCTCTGCCTCCCCTGCTCGGAAGCTGGGATCCCCGAGGGCCACGAGAACCTCACCGCCTTCCCTGACCCCGACATCTCCAAACTCACCGCCGCCACGGACAAGCTCGAGCATTCCTTTTCACTGCTCATCCAAACTCACCGCCCTGATTGCATCGTCGCCGATCTCTTCTACCCTTGGGCCATCGACGTCGCCAAACAATTCGCCATTTCTCTGCTCTCCTTCAATGGAAGTAACTGCTTTTTGTCCATGATACTATCCATCCTGCACCGCGACGAACTGAACCGGGGCGAGATCGAGACCGAACGACTCATCGAGATTCCCGGCATACCGCGCAAGATTCACATCTCGGTTTCTCAACTTCCCGACTTCATCCTTCGTCCAACCGAGTTCGAGTTAAAAATGAGCGAAAACTATAGCGGGAGCCACGGCATAGTCACGAACAGCTTCTACGAGCTGGAACGGGACTATGTCGATCGAGCTCCGCCCAACTCGATCAACAGAAAGCTCTGGTTCGTCGGTCCCGTGTCGGTGCAGAACAGAGATTTGGACTCGAAGATCGTGCGAGGGAGAGCCGCCGCTTCGATGGGCGACGATTATTTCTCGAGTTGGCTCGAAACCAAGAGCCCGAGGTCGGTCCTCTACGTCTGCTTCGGGAGCTTGGGCCGGTTCACGGCCACTCAGCTGCGAGAGATCGCGCGGGGCCTCGAGGCCGCCGACCGGCCGTTCATCTGGGTCGTGTGGGACGCTGACGAGCCGTCGGATTGGCTGCCGGAGGGGTTCGAGAGCAGGGTGATCGGCAGCGGGAAGGGATTAATGGTGCAGGGATGGGCTCCGCAGCTGCTCATACTGAATCATCAAGCGGTGGGAGGCTTCGTGACGCACTGCGGGTGGAACTCGTGCCTGGAAGCCATCACCGCCGGAGTTCCAGTGATCACTTGGCCTCTGTTTGCCGAACAATTCCTGAACGAGAAGCTGCTGGTCGACGTCCACAGGATGGGAATCCCGATCGGTGCAAAATTGTGCAGTTTAAAACCAGAGGAGCGGACGCCGGTGAAGGGTGAGCAACTGACCAAGGCGGTGGATGAACTGATGGGCGACGGAGAGGAagcagaagagaggaggaagagggcGAGGGAGCTCGGAGAGACGGCGAGAAGGGCGGTGGAAGAAGGTGGATCTTCTTACGAAAACATGACTCGCCTCATTCAGGAGTTAATTAGTCTGAAAGCTGTTGATGGATCCTCTGAATGCAAAGGAGCAAGTTGA